The Rickettsiella endosymbiont of Dermanyssus gallinae genomic interval GGTCGTAAACGCAAGACAGCACGTAAATTCTATCCAGGCTATGTGTTAGTAGAAATGGAAATGGATGAAGATAGCTGGTATCTAGTGCAAAAAACGCCAGGCGTTATTAAATTTATTGGTGGTACGAGTGATAAGCCCGTATCACTGAGTCCAAAAGAAGTTGATAAAATTCTCCATCGCATGCAAGAAGGTGTGGATAGACCCAAACCTAAGGTCTTGTTTGAAGTGGGAGAAGTGGTACGGGTGGTCGATGGGCCTTTCGCTGATTTTGATGGCGAAGTTAAAGAGGTCAATTACGAGAAGAACCGCTTAAGTGTGGCGGTAGTCATCTTTGGTCGTTCTACGCCGGTTGAATTGGAATTTGGGCAAGTTAAAAAAGCTTAATGTAATTTAGATTTACCCCGGTAAATCTATCAAGGCCCCCCTCTTTAAATATAGAGGGGGACGGAAATATACTCATAGCCATGGGATTTTTGGCAAGGCGCCGCGAAAACGAAGCCACCGGAATGTATTCAACATACATGAGGATGGCGAGTTGAGTGGGAACGCAGACAAAAATTCAAGGGCGAAGAGTATTTGGGGAGCTTATTTCGATAAGCGCTAACTACCCGGAGATAAAAAATGGCAAAAAAAATTCAAGCCTATGTAAAGCTACAGGTTAAGGCTGGCGAAGCTAATCCTGCACCGCCTATTGGTCCTGCATTGGGTCAACAAGGGGTGAATATTATGGAGTTTTGCAAGGCGTTCAACGCACGCACGCAAAAAGATGAAAAAGGTATGCCTATGCCCGTTATTATCACTGTTTACAGTGATCGTAGCTTCACCTTTGTTATAAAAACCCCACCCGCCTCTTATCTAGTGCTTAAAGCAGTAGGTATTAGCAAGGGTAGTAGTACGCCGAATAAAGACAAAGTCGGTAAAATTACACGTAAGCAATTGGAAGAGATTGCGACGATTAAAATGCCTGATTTAACAGCAACCGATTTGGATGCAGCGGTTCGTACCATCGCAGGTACCGCGCGCAACATGGGCGTTGAAGTGGAAGGGGGAATATAAAATGACGACTAAACTGACTAAACGCCTCAAGCTGATCAAAGAAAAGCTTCCTCTTAATAAAACGTATTCTGTTTTAGAGGCGATTGCTTTACTCAAAGAAGTCTCTACGGTTAAGTTTAATGAAAGTGTAGATGTTAGTATTAATCTAGGTGTAGACCCGCGCAAATCGGACCAAGCGGTTCGTGGCGCTGTTGTATTACCGCACGGGATTGG includes:
- the nusG gene encoding transcription termination/antitermination protein NusG — protein: MAPNKMHWYVVQARSGYERKVLVALNDRIQQQGLTHKFGQIIVPTEEVVEIRQGRKRKTARKFYPGYVLVEMEMDEDSWYLVQKTPGVIKFIGGTSDKPVSLSPKEVDKILHRMQEGVDRPKPKVLFEVGEVVRVVDGPFADFDGEVKEVNYEKNRLSVAVVIFGRSTPVELEFGQVKKA
- the rplK gene encoding 50S ribosomal protein L11: MAKKIQAYVKLQVKAGEANPAPPIGPALGQQGVNIMEFCKAFNARTQKDEKGMPMPVIITVYSDRSFTFVIKTPPASYLVLKAVGISKGSSTPNKDKVGKITRKQLEEIATIKMPDLTATDLDAAVRTIAGTARNMGVEVEGGI